From Algoriphagus sp. NG3, the proteins below share one genomic window:
- a CDS encoding sensor histidine kinase: protein MEQRKLLKGIVHLLIIGVLLSQSIPSFSRPNPGGNVINISLTNINLVLFYILNIAVLIPKYIEKRSYHKYFVSVLILLLASLSIHHLIDYYLWDPDRMIPIKHQFSEREFIPKPQGVLFPLPPFFFRTISFTFRYFLLLGLGTAFEVLLLFDNERTRNDEMEKQKAIGELNFLKTQLNPHFLLNALNNIYALARKKSEDTTNAILLLSDILRHVLYEAGKSKIPIKQEIDFIHNYIKMEKLKFTEENAPNINFNVNIQNKDLLIEPLILMTLVENAFKHGVSYLSPSFILISLEENERELKFSVINSIAKKFEDPPEKRHVGLGIKNLENQMELIYPGKYSFRQKRENNLFKSFLTIKK, encoded by the coding sequence ATGGAACAAAGGAAACTATTGAAAGGGATCGTACACCTGCTGATCATCGGGGTGCTACTTTCCCAATCAATCCCCTCTTTCTCCAGACCAAATCCCGGAGGTAATGTAATCAATATCAGCCTGACGAATATCAATCTGGTACTTTTTTACATTCTTAACATCGCAGTATTAATTCCCAAGTATATTGAAAAACGCTCCTATCATAAATACTTCGTGAGCGTTCTTATTCTATTGTTGGCCTCACTTAGTATCCATCACTTGATTGATTATTACCTTTGGGATCCTGACCGGATGATCCCAATAAAGCATCAGTTTAGCGAACGAGAATTCATCCCTAAGCCACAGGGCGTCCTATTTCCGCTCCCCCCCTTTTTCTTCCGGACGATATCATTCACTTTCCGGTATTTCCTGCTTTTAGGGTTGGGCACAGCATTCGAAGTACTGTTGCTTTTCGACAACGAGCGCACAAGAAATGACGAGATGGAAAAGCAAAAGGCCATCGGGGAACTCAATTTCCTGAAAACCCAGCTAAACCCACATTTCCTCCTAAACGCTTTAAACAACATCTATGCGCTGGCCCGGAAAAAATCAGAGGACACAACAAACGCTATTTTGCTGCTTTCGGATATCCTGAGGCATGTCCTCTATGAAGCAGGCAAAAGCAAGATACCTATCAAACAGGAAATAGACTTTATCCACAATTACATCAAAATGGAGAAGTTGAAATTCACTGAAGAAAATGCGCCGAATATAAACTTCAATGTAAACATACAAAACAAGGATTTACTTATTGAACCGCTCATCCTGATGACTTTGGTGGAGAATGCCTTCAAACATGGTGTCAGCTATTTAAGTCCTTCATTTATCCTCATCTCATTGGAGGAAAATGAGCGTGAATTAAAGTTCTCCGTAATCAACAGCATCGCAAAGAAGTTTGAAGATCCCCCAGAAAAAAGACATGTGGGACTGGGAATCAAAAATCTGGAAAACCAGATGGAACTGATCTATCCGGGAAAATACTCCTTCCGGCAAAAACGGGAAAACAACCTTTTCAAAAGCTTCTTGACTATCAAAAAATGA
- a CDS encoding DNA-binding response regulator, which translates to MNYKCIVIDDEALAIDVVEDYISKFPNLELIGTFDSPLKAMQTILTQSVDLVFLDINMPDINGISFYENLPVKPKVIFTTAYSDFAVKGFEINAVDYLVKPFSFERFFMAVNKLMAAGKNMPIPQASLSNFTLNDSQDYIFVKSEYSSIKINLKDIVVLESYKDYVKIHLLDELKPILTLSSIKHYETSLFSKGFVRVHKRHIISIDKIENISRNRVKMKTKEEFILIGASYKDFFYELVVNKNL; encoded by the coding sequence ATGAACTACAAGTGTATAGTGATCGATGATGAAGCACTCGCCATCGATGTCGTAGAAGATTACATTAGCAAATTTCCGAATTTGGAACTGATAGGCACCTTCGACTCTCCTCTAAAGGCGATGCAAACGATTTTGACACAGTCTGTGGATTTGGTATTCTTGGACATCAACATGCCTGATATCAATGGGATTTCATTTTATGAAAACCTACCTGTGAAACCCAAAGTAATCTTCACCACGGCATACAGTGATTTTGCCGTGAAAGGATTTGAAATCAATGCCGTTGACTATCTCGTGAAGCCATTCAGTTTCGAGAGGTTTTTCATGGCTGTAAATAAGCTAATGGCAGCAGGAAAAAACATGCCTATACCCCAAGCTTCATTGTCAAATTTCACCTTGAATGATTCTCAGGATTATATCTTTGTGAAATCTGAATATTCCTCCATCAAAATCAATCTGAAAGACATTGTAGTTTTGGAAAGCTATAAAGACTATGTCAAAATACACTTGCTGGATGAGCTGAAGCCAATTCTGACGCTGAGCAGCATCAAGCATTACGAAACATCACTCTTTTCCAAGGGGTTTGTCCGTGTGCATAAGAGACACATTATCTCCATAGACAAAATCGAAAACATCAGTAGAAACCGTGTTAAGATGAAGACCAAGGAAGAGTTCATTCTTATCGGTGCCAGCTATAAAGACTTTTTCTATGAACTGGTCGTGAATAAAAACCTTTAA